The DNA region ccagaatcagaatcagctttattggccagttACAGTTGGTTGCAGATCCAAACCAGGAAGTGCAGAGAACAAACTATGATGGCGGTGTAAAACATGATCAGCAGCAGGTTCAACTTCCTGAATTGACGCAGGAAGTGCATCCTCTGCTTTGCACATCAGGTCCCAGGAGATTGTGGAGTCCACAGTAGACCCTGTGCGCTTCAGTatggtgaggggggggggggagtgaaagGGGGgcttctcctgaagtccactgACATTGCTACAGTCTTGAGTGGGTTCAGCTCCAGATGGTTCTGACTGCATCAGAGGAACAGCTGTTCCTGGCTGTCCGTCACTCTCCTGGATGAGATCAATGACGGTGGTGTCGTCTGTGAACTTCAGGAGTTTCACAGAAGGGTCCCCTGAGGTGCAGTTGTTGGTGTAGAGGGATATACTATCATAAACATACACATGTGTACATGTCAAGGCCAAATctaatttctaaaaaaaatctaagttCTATGATTATATTAGACTCAAGCAAACTTAACAACTGCGCACTAAGTGAGTTGTTGCCATCTCATCTGAAATACTCAGAAACTTCTTGGGTTCCTCCTTTACAAGGAAACAACAATGATTCAATCTATGTTCAGGTAATGCTATGCTCAGTAAGAaatgaaagagggaaaaaaactttGTCAGAGGAAGTGATGATTTTGACCAGAAGATAAATTTGGCTGGTTACCTTAGTAACAATCCAGccccaaaaaaacagactcTCGCAGTGAGAGCCGTAGACAACATGGAAGAGCTGGGTAAGACAACTGTTACGCTTTACATTGCTGATCATCCACAAAGTGTTAGATTTAAAATGGCTGTTATAATTCTTATACATTCATTTGAAGCTGGTTTTATTATCAATCAATGTACAATGAGATGCAGAATTGAAAATAGTAGGCTATAACATGACTGCTTTATGTATTCTTTGAGTGACACCAAGTACAGTGTACACATACACTACGTACAGTACTTAAAAATCGATCCAGTATAAAAAAAGTGGACAATACTTTGtcatgctgtttttgtttctttgttttgtttttcattgtaaCCTACGTTAAGTCATACTaattttgttgttaaaaatgcTGTAATGTCAGTATACTACTGGTTAAGAATAATCtgataaaataaagtttaaaaagaaaaggttggTCTTTCCTAGTCATCAGAATCTATAGCATGATGTAAAAtacaatttgatttaatttattttttgctaaAAATGGGTTAGGGTTATGTAATGGAGGTTGTGCAGTGTTTTCTGACATGTAAAGACAGACTTCAGTGCTATAACTCTGAACTCGTGTTTCCTCTTATTTTAGTCTGCTTCTCCACTGAGACCTCAAAGAAATAATGTTATGTCTAAGTACAATTTGTGTGGAGGAGAGAGTTGAATTTTAATGTCATAATTGTCGCCAGATTCTTgcaacatttttgaaaagtttCACTTCTGCAGCATGACAGCAACCACTTCCTGAGGAAGCTGACTTGCATGAAGCAACCTTAAACTGATCCTCCAGCACCTTGATATGTGCATCAAGGAGCATTCTTTTTTACTGAGCAGGAACATTTGTATTTAACAAGCACAAATATTATGTTCTGGTTGAACTGTCAACACatagaaaacaaaatcaatgtGTTTTAGTGGTTGTTTAGTGTACAGTAtgcatgtctttatttttaatatatctGAATATGTGTGGTTATAAGATTTAAAGCCTGTATCCTGCCACAGATTTGTTGTTGGAGGAGTTGGCCTTCAATTCAGAGCGTCCAGAGAGTGTCAATGAAAACAGGAGCAATAATCCACCTGATGGAGAGGTAAAGATAGAAGCACAACAATCAAAtaggaaaaatgtttttcttattgatCAACTATTTCAGTTTAACCTTAATATAATCCTCAAACAAagatctgaaaataaaatgactgttttaaaaaacaattacattacCTAGGGACTTTCATGATAGATATGATACATATGATGTTTATTTTGGCTTTGTGTCCACAGGTGACAGGTGATATTTATTCTGCACTGAACAAGAAAGGAAAAGGCCTAGTCTGCTCAAATATCTACAGGTGAAGCCCCTTTTTGAGACTCATGTTGACCCCTGATTGACATTTCATTGAGTAAACCTATTTAGAAGTACTAGGAACTGAAATGAATTCATTGAACAGTATGTTGTAATTACAAGatcttctgcttttgttttttaaaaaaaaaacatttttatttactgaacaaTCTAAGTAATTAAtggcacattttaaataaattaattgaAAATTAACAGTTTATTCTCAATAACAATTACTGTATGGCTTTGGTGTAGATTAgtatatttgaatgtttatgaatttaATTTATAATTCAATTTTCTTATTGTTTACCATCAATAATTGCACACATCATAGAATATGTTCCAATACACATTTTTCCTCAATATAGGTTTTTAACAATAATCCCTTATGGTATGTGTGGTAAACTTGGAGGTTCATTTTTAGTTTCTGACATATGACACTTTGTCTTTCCTCCTGTGTGGATTTTAGTGATCTGCCTGCTCCTGTGGCAGTTTCCCCAACCCCCAGCTCACCTACTCAGGAGCTGGAATCCATCCTGCAGGATCTGATGAGCATGGGAGAAGAGgtagtgtatgtggactgtaaTTGATTGTCAATATTAATCTATAAAAACATATCCCATTATCACttacataaaaaatacataaagtaTACAGGTTTTTCATTTGGTAAGGTAGAACAGAGGGTGTACTGTGTAGTAGAGAAGCTTTTCGCAAATGAGTGTCATTATCCAGCTTGACAACAGAGGGCAGAATTGCATTAATGTACAAACAGCACAGCATTAACTATGAGAATTGCATTGTAGGAGCATTGTTTAACACTGTCCTTATAAAGACATGAACTTCAGTTATGTCTTCCTACACGGCTAAAACAACATATCTATTTGTATTGTCATCATAGGATCCCGAGTCTTCTACAACCCCACCACCTCTGACACAGAAGCAAtcgataaaaaataaaacacaagttgGGAAACAGGAGAACAAGGAGAGCAGCACAGCAGGTTCAGAAGCGAAGGGTTCGACCTCGAAGAAGAATACAGACGCTATAGATGACCTGCTTGGAAGTCTGAGCTCTGACCTGGAGAAGATCGGCGTGCGCACCACAGCCAAGGGCCATTGTGCGTCCTGCAAcaaatgcattgtgggaaagGTATAATAAGTCACATTAACAAATGGGCAAGCTATAAAATCTTTGTCACCCTTACAGATTCGAAGACAGAACAAATacctttttaaacaaaatgaaacatttaaaaactggtctgttttaacttttctttttcttttttaatctgtagATGATAACCGCACTGGGTGAGGTGTGGCACCCTgaacactttgtgtgtgtgacgtgtAAGACGGAGCTGAGCACCACAGGCTTCTTCGAGAGGGAGGGTCGACCATATTGCCACAAAGACTACCATCAGCTCTTCTCTCCTACCTGTGCGTACTGC from Labrus bergylta chromosome 6, fLabBer1.1, whole genome shotgun sequence includes:
- the lpxn gene encoding leupaxin, producing MEELDLLLEELAFNSERPESVNENRSNNPPDGEVTGDIYSALNKKGKGLVCSNIYSDLPAPVAVSPTPSSPTQELESILQDLMSMGEEDPESSTTPPPLTQKQSIKNKTQVGKQENKESSTAGSEAKGSTSKKNTDAIDDLLGSLSSDLEKIGVRTTAKGHCASCNKCIVGKMITALGEVWHPEHFVCVTCKTELSTTGFFEREGRPYCHKDYHQLFSPTCAYCKGPIMKNILTALDQTWHPEHFFCAHCGGLFGPEGFLEKDGKPYCCRDFYQLFAPKCSGCGESVKENYLTAANGTWHPECFVCADCLKPFTDGCFMELDGRPLCSLHFHSRQGTLCGGCGEPITGRCISALDHKFHPEHFVCAFCLRKLSQGVFKEQKGKPYCSICFDKLFL